Part of the Musa acuminata AAA Group cultivar baxijiao chromosome BXJ3-10, Cavendish_Baxijiao_AAA, whole genome shotgun sequence genome, atatttacaaattGTGAGGCGAGGAAGACCGAATTCCATTGGCAGATGTCGTTATATGTCTATCCTTTCAAAATATTAAATACAATACATTTTATTTATCtacaaattttaatatttgatgtTATGTAGTTGATGCCAcctcatcctttttttttcccaCATCTAATCACGTTTGAAGTCAGGAAAAAAAGAGCTTTGGAGCCAAAGTGTCTAACCATCAAAGAtcaaacatgattcttcatgttaGGAGTGTGTAGTTGGACAAGCACATATGTATCTCTAATTGATCATTTATATATAGGAAATAAATCAGTGGTTATTAATTTTTGGAAATTTTACAGGAATATGAATAGTAAACTCATATTAACATATATGTTGTGGCAGCGATATTGACAGGAGGCCAACATTGACTCGCTATGTGATGGAGGTAAGCCGGTCTCTGTCAACAACGTGTTCCTATGCCTACTACTGTTCCTCGTCAACTATATGGGTCGGTTCGGAACCATACAACTCTGATTCGATCGTATATTTTTGACCAAATTCGAATCGAATATTAACATTTagggcatatatatgtatatatgggaACAAAGCATCGCAAACATCCCCGATAATGTCTGCGCACCAAGTCACATCCTATGGAATAGAATTAGTCGGAGGTTTGCTTCCACGATCTGACATCTTCGATCATCTAAGCTTAACACGTCCTCTATTATATTAACCCgagaatcgaagaagaagaagaatcacaACACCACGTGAATTGTTCAACGATCAAGGGAGATGACCATGTGTTTTGCTCACGAGGAGAAGACGATAAAGCTAATCTTCTAATGCTTTTAAGCCTACCTGCATCTCAAGATAAGTGGCCTAAGCCTCTTTGGTGCCTATCTTTTTGCAATAGATAGGAGCTTGTAAGCCCAAAGAACTTTGCTTGCAGCTAAAGGAAGCATTTAACGCGTGAAGTCCTCATAATTTTCTTGATTCTTCTTCTATAAAGTAAGATATCCAAGATCCATATCCTTGAGATTTTCTTATAAAGCAAGACTCGACAGACTGTTTCAAGAACCTAATGGAATGACCAAATCCTGGCATTGACTGAGGCTAAGTAATTCATATTAAAGGCTTGGGCATGATAAATATGGATATATGTCAATAACAAAAAATaacataccttttttttttcgttttcagtgTGGGGTCATAAGTGCATGACAGCAGCATCCTTTGGATTAAAGTTGCAGTAGGTTGGTGACCATCCTCTTCCCTGTACCAAAAGAAGGTGCCACTTGAACAGTCACATGAAGGGAACTTGTATTCAAGCAAGCGTAGAGGCATCCAATTCCTCTCACCTTGTTCTACTCAACAGATCATTCCATTTGCGTGTCAATCAAGCTATCGCTGGAAATACATAACAGAAGGTTTTAGCTTCCTCGTAGCTTCAAAAAAGGTACCTAATTTTCTGACAAAGAACATTATAGAGTCATATGGTAATGCATCCAAAAAATGTTGCTTAAAAAAAACACATCCATAAATGTGTACATAGGACCAGCATCAAGAATTGCATATGATGAATTACCTGGGCAACCCTACATGAAGTTGCTATGAGAATTAAGGAAAAGAAATCATGAAATAATCAAGAAGTCAAACACAAATACTGAATTATGGCATTCGCTGTCTTTGCGTATCTGGCTGCTCCACACTtaaggtgatccacacaatatgcTGACAGAGATAAACGAACTCGGATGCAATTAAATCATGTCATGTCAAAATTTATGGTGGCCGAAGAAACTACTTCAGCAGTAATCGTCTGATTAAGTAGAAGCTCACAGAACAGAACACATAAAAATCATGTCACTGTTTCCTACAGAATTGGAACCTAGTGCCTCATCTATTTCTGAAACTGTCTAGCTGCAAATCCACACTACTTTTTCTTCTCACTCACTCCAGCAGACCTGCATGTTGAACAACCACATTGGTTAGGATTAGTTCAGTATCAGTATGCATATTGGTTTCGTCAACCACATCCCAGTATACTAAAAAAGTATCCAGatactaaaaagaatcataagagCGAAGAGAAAAACTAACACTCACCTCATCTTCCTCAGAACATTAGCCATCTCCTCACGCTTCTTCTTGGCCCTCTTGTGTGTCCCCAACTTTCGCTTTGCCACTTTCAGAGCACGCTTGTCCTTTCCGACTTTGAGAAGCTCCGTAATTCTTTTCTCATAAGGAGCAA contains:
- the LOC104000911 gene encoding large ribosomal subunit protein eL36x — translated: MAPPQPKTGLFVGLNKGHIVTKRELPPRPSSRKGKTSKRVHFVRNLIREVAGFAPYEKRITELLKVGKDKRALKVAKRKLGTHKRAKKKREEMANVLRKMRSAGVSEKKK